The genomic DNA tattaaacagtatatagtttgttttgttcagattcagtgacagtctatttatatcaaaccattttttaactttaatcaattcattGTTTATCACCTGAGTTATTTCAAGTATATTtaaccctgaataaaacaatgtggtgtcatccgcaaataaaactgtgccaagtaaatttgatacatttaccaggtcattaataaacaatatgaacagtttaggtccgaggactgacccttgttGCACACCATAATAAATgtcttttaattcagatttagcattatttatttgaacaaactgttttctgcgccacccctcttattccatactggtgtaatttaagaagtaaccttgaatgatcaatgGCATCAAATGCCttctttaagtcaataaaaacactaatgaaatagtttttattgtcaattgctgattaaattttatctactaaatccataactgccattgctgttgaatgtttggtcccaAAGCCATActctgttcatgatttaaaattaaatttttatcaatgaatttgtccaaccttaatgcaaacaccttttctaatattttggaaaactgtggaagcagtgacactggcctgtaattagtgaaactgtttatcaccgctcttaaataatggaaccaccttggccattttcattaaatcagggaagactcctgtagatagtgacagattacagatgtaagtgaatggttcaataacagattcaattatagcttttacagtcaccatgtccagatcatcacaatcagttgatcttttgcttccccagttttttacaatgtttcttatttcttgttcAGTTTCTAAATCAGTTTTTGTTTTtgcgaagtgcctcgtgatttttatcctgagataTAAAAGATCATTTACTTTCTTTCTTGTCTATCTTTTGGGTTCTCCCATGTTGTCTCGTCTTGTCTCATATTGTCTCATGCTGTCTTCTGTTGTTTTATGTTATCTTTATTGTCTCGTGTTTGTCCCgtgtcgtctcgtctcgtcttgtcTCATTTCGTCTCATGTGTTCTCGTGTTGTCCCATGTCATTTTGTCTCATCATCAGATGCTTGTCCAGGTTCATAGTGTGGGGCTCAGATGTCCGACAGAGGACCAGAAGACTTTCTCTAGAATGGTCCCTCTCTGGAGACGGGCCTGCACTGTAAAAACATCACTTCACATTTAGTTGCGTCGGTAAATTATTTAATGTTTGTAGtttgaaataatttttttaaatttgtctctactagaaaaaaatggtttggTTAAAGTTGTTTGTTGGCCTGATCCAGGAACATTTGTTGAGTTGACTCCACACTTGTCCAGTAGGTGGCAGTAAACGGTAAAACAAGAGGCCTCCACGCCTCGGATCAGTGACACTCAGGATGAAACACTTTCAGCTGTTTCAGGAGGTTTCTTTCATctttggttaaaaaaaattgttgtTTATCAGAAGTTCTCCAGACTTATGTTCAGCTGCTTTTGTTCTTTAGAAATCATGCAGAGAAAAATCACTATCAGCATGTTGGAGCTGTAAGACTCAGAAATCTGCTTTAGTCGTTAACGAGACTCGGACATCTCCACCTGAACTGGAAACACTCGGTAGTAATTAGCTGTTATAAGGGCCGGAGCGCCAAAACCATCTTCACTGAAGCTGGTGAGCAGAACACGGTTCAGTGCTGGGCTTCACACACACGGTTGTTGGTGTAGAAACCACGAGGTTGTGATGGTGTGTGGACGGAgaggtcatcatcatcatcatcatcatcatcagtgattCAACCTTAGCTGAAGGACAGGCCATACACCCCTGGTGGGACTTCCTGTTGCTTTGTGCGCTCTGTTAAAGCTGTCTGGGGTTGGCACCCATGAGCCTAGAGGCCGCACATTCACCCATGAATGCAGGTCCACCCGTGGTCTCGTCACCTGCTGAAGGACCACGAAGGTCCTGGTGCTTTGGGTGCAATTCCAGGGCACAAAAATAGACTTTGGGGCAATTACTGGAACATAGAAATCTTCACAGTAGGAAAGAGAAAAATCCCTACGAATAATTGAAATGTACGTTCGACATCTCAGAGTTCACCTGGACTCTGAGTCCAGCAGAGACGTCCAGTTCTGGACCAGTGGGTTCACAGGGAGGATCTCAGAGAGGACACAGCGGGCAAACGCGTCCCCGTCAGCAGACTTAAGCAGAGTGCATTGTCGGTCAGAAATAGTTCAAGAGCAAAAGAGGCGACATGTTTAAATTTAGAAGTTTAGGAAGAGagcgaggagcagcagcagagtgtgtgtgtgtgtgtgtgtgtgtgtgtgtgtgtgtgtgtgtgtgtgtgtgtgtgtgtgtgtgtgtgtgtgtgtgtgtgtgtgtgtgtgtgtgtgtgtgtgtgtgtgtgtgtgtgtgcgcgcgcttgtaTTTGTACCCTTGTGAAGACCGGATTTGGGACATTTACTAACCTTCTTACGACCGATGGTCCTTGTTAGGACCCATACCCGGTCCTAATACAGAGTACTCCCTAGGGGTTACAGATAAGATGTCGAGAAGGGATTGGAAAAGAGAATGAAATCGATTCCTGGAGATCCAGAAGATTGTCCTTGTTCATCAGAAGGACGCTTTCCATAAAGTAGTCCTGAAAGTAAGATCTGGTTTGGCTTGTttcagcttttttatttattatattttggAATTAACTGAGCTGAAGATAAAGGTTATGATTATTTTCAGTTTGAACCATTAAAGAATGGCTCCAACTTTTCTCCTTCAACGTTGATGTTCATTTACTTACAGAGTAAAAGGTGCCTGAGTAATATTagccacacaaacacaaacattattTCTAGGATTGTTAGATTCACAAGGCCTCAGATGAATGTATTGTGAATCGTCTTGAATACAAACATTATTTAAGGCGTAAATAAAATTCAGAGcaaaaaaaattcatattttctcAGAATTTTTGGGTTTCCTTGCATGTAGTTGACACATGGGCCACTTGAGGGCGCTCGTGGTCCATTTTCTATCTAGTTTTGTTTCCTTTCTGCTGAGATGTTCAGAACTCGGTTTCACGTCATTTATGGTCATTACcgagattttgtttttgtttaacaaaCAACAAGATTAACTGAGGAATTAaatttaaaatcttttaaaataaataatgtagAAGCAGATTATTGGATCACAGATTATTAACTAATAAATGCCATAAACTGTGATCATATTTAGTTCATGTTGAATTTATAGAAAcatttcaaataaaaatatttcaaaactagataaattaaaatatattaTCATCTCTTTTAATTTAATCAATGAATAAATTTTTTTGCATCTCATGTTTTGATCAAATTTGGGATTTCCGGTAGCTTTTATTTAATTAAAAGGTCCTAGCTGCAAACCCACATGCTTTTAATTTTTCACAGCGAAAACTCTCAAACGTATTTGTGAAAATGCATTTCTAATTATTCTCTAAGTTTAAACACAAAAAAGTGTCATATTAATCCTAGTTAGATGTTTACCATGAATACTaattaaaaagtaaataaataataaagcaaAATGTAGTTATGAATGTTATCTCTGAAGCTGCTAGCATCTGCAAACAAATCAGTCTGCTCATgaaaaattattaaataaataaatgattattgttgttattgttataatTAGTGGTGGTAGTATTAATATTAGTAATAATGTTGGCAATATAGATGTGTTTTTACATAAATCCATGCCTTCATTTTTAAATATGAGGAACATTAAAATAAAAGATGGCCACCTGAGAAAGATCCCCTAAACGTCTCTCGTGTGAGACGACTCTAAAAAATGTAATCCAACGAATGTTTCAGAAACAGGAAGTGTTTAATCAGCTGGGGTGTGTTTTTAatagttttgtgtgaaaataaataaCTTGAAAGGAAAAAATCCAGAGTTGAAAATAAAGCTATTTTATTGTCAATGCATTCAACATGATCAGATAAACTATCAAGTAGTAAATCTTTGCAAAAGGAAGAAACACTGAAACTATTCCCCACTGACACAAAATATTACACTTTGTATTTCAACGTATAGACTGCATCTTAAACCAATATTCTTTAATATTACATGCACTCTGAAATATAGTCTGACATAAAATCCCCAATTTGAGTCCATATTCATCGTAAACATGAGAAAAAAACCAGGCGGTGTCGATGCGTGCCTACGTCTGTCACTCATCTGGATATCTGAATTCATATAAAATACCACTTACTGTACATTTACACAAATCTTCACTTATTCTCAAACTTTAGGTGCTTCATAAATAGTTTTCAGTttgtttttttgtattttgcTTTTGTCAAAATGCTTTTGCTCACACTCAAGCGTGACGTTTGTACAGGAAACGTAAACAGACCAAAAGAAAAAGTTCAAATccgaagtggagacaagtgcacggGTGCTGGAGAGGTTTAGGGGGGGTCCCTGCTTCCACCGAAGTCAGTTATGGGAGGTCATGTGACGTGACAGGTGGTGCCGCTCCCGGAAGGACTCGTTGCATATGGGACACTTGAGCTTCTCCTCGCGTCGCCGCTTGACCAGAGGCTCCATGGCGTACTCTTTTTTGTGGTGGGATCTCATGTGGTAAACCAAGTCTGAGGTCATACGGAAGGAGGCGTTGCACTTGGCACACCAGTTCTGGGCCGGCAGGCAAAGGGAGGTGAAGGAGGGGGGCAGCAGCGTGAGGGCCGAGGGCATCTGGAGCTGGATGGGTCCCGAGTTCTTCGGCCAGAAGGCGGTGGCGTACACAAAAGGGTTCTGCTTCCCGATGCCTCCGGGAACTGGGCAGTTGGCGCCAAGCTCAGCCCCCTGCAGCTTGGCAGCGAGGTGGTCAGCCTGATAGAGTCTGTTGGAGGAGATGGTGTCGCCCACAGCTGGGTGGCAGTCCAGCAGCTTGGGGGGCATCACCAGTGGGGAGATCTGTGAGAAGGTGCGAGATGGTTGGCTGAAGGCGCTCTTCCTCTCCGATCCACTACCCTGCTGACCGACGGAGGTAAAAGCGCTGCCCATGGGCGAGGTTTGGGGCGGCTGTGTCTCTGAAAGCACCTGCCGGATGTTCAGGTGCTTCTCTGGAGGGTTGCTGCTCAGGCGACCTCCATCTTTGTTTTCAGAGTTGGAGCTCTGGAGGTTTTTGTTGCCACTGTGGTGCTTGAGGTTCTGGGATGACTTCTTGACCTCTGTGAAGGCGCTGCGCTTGGCTTCCCCAGGCTCCGTGGAGCCCGGCGGGGAGAAGGACCTGTGGTTCTCCTCCAGGCCGTAAACTCCTCTGTAGTTCTGCGCTGAAGTTGCAAGCTCATCCTTAGACTTGGACGGTGGAAGGCCCGAGCCTCGACACTCTCGGTCTTCCACATCTGAGAACTTTCTCTTCCCTGAACTCTCGCTGCAGATCTCAGCCTCCTTGTCGCTCGGCGGGCTTTTCCTGCTGTTCTCCAGATCCCGGGCCAGGTTGTGGAAGTCCGTGGAGGGTTTGTTGGTGTCGTGCGGACTGCAGAAGCCTTCGGAGCGGCCGTGCTTAGGGCTGGTCCTGGATGGGGTGTTGTTGGGCCGCTGCGAGCTGCTTTCTTTCCCCGGCTCCTTGTCGACCTCAGTGATGCTCTGAAGTCTTTTGGTGCAACGAAACCGCAGATGGGCCAGGAACGGGAACTCGAACTGGAACCTCTGGCTACAGTCAGGACAAGAATGGTGGGACGAACCTGGAGGAGAGAGAGGAATTTTACAAAACAGCTCAAGAGGTTGGACAACATGAAAGGTGCCTAAATATCAGTCCTGGGATCGTGTGATTGTCTTCTGTCTCACCTTTGCTCTTCAGCGGCGCTCTGCTGGAGCTGAGCAGCAGCAggtcaatcaggtccttcccataCCAGACCAGCAGCTCCTCGTCCTTCTCAATGCGGCGCAGTGAGCGATAAAAGAGCTGACCGTTCTTCACGTAGGCCTCCAGGTTCTGCTCCTCTTTGTCCCGGGCCGACTGGACCAACCGGAGCCACATCAGACCCTCGGAGGTGCTGTTGGCAGCCGAGGTGTCCACCTGGACATGGAGGACAGTTCTAGTCATGACTCAGCACGTTACCTTAAATCCACGTATTCGTATTTGTAAAATACTGACGTGCATTCAAATAAATGAGCGCAACTAAAGGTTTCTGTAAAAGGATTCAGGTCATTTGGGTCAAAAAGCTGCAGATTTACTGTCGGAGGGAACTCTAAaccttatcattattattattactgtattTTGTTAATATGGT from Nothobranchius furzeri strain GRZ-AD chromosome 10, NfurGRZ-RIMD1, whole genome shotgun sequence includes the following:
- the prdm8b gene encoding PR domain zinc finger protein 8b, coding for MEESSSQKFAWDGDAKAVQQCLTDIFTSVFTTCDIPENAIFGPCVLSHTSLYDSIAFVALKSTDKRTAPYIFRVDTSAANSTSEGLMWLRLVQSARDKEEQNLEAYVKNGQLFYRSLRRIEKDEELLVWYGKDLIDLLLLSSSRAPLKSKGSSHHSCPDCSQRFQFEFPFLAHLRFRCTKRLQSITEVDKEPGKESSSQRPNNTPSRTSPKHGRSEGFCSPHDTNKPSTDFHNLARDLENSRKSPPSDKEAEICSESSGKRKFSDVEDRECRGSGLPPSKSKDELATSAQNYRGVYGLEENHRSFSPPGSTEPGEAKRSAFTEVKKSSQNLKHHSGNKNLQSSNSENKDGGRLSSNPPEKHLNIRQVLSETQPPQTSPMGSAFTSVGQQGSGSERKSAFSQPSRTFSQISPLVMPPKLLDCHPAVGDTISSNRLYQADHLAAKLQGAELGANCPVPGGIGKQNPFVYATAFWPKNSGPIQLQMPSALTLLPPSFTSLCLPAQNWCAKCNASFRMTSDLVYHMRSHHKKEYAMEPLVKRRREEKLKCPICNESFRERHHLSRHMTSHN